In uncultured Desulfobacter sp., one DNA window encodes the following:
- the epmA gene encoding EF-P lysine aminoacylase EpmA, with protein MNGSQLLENLKKRSLVMELTRDFFRSMDYIEVETPVRCPSVIPEAHIDPVTSQGAYLQASPEQCMKRLLARGADKIFQICKCFRKGERGHRHLPELTLLEWYAVHQTYEDLMDQCQGLLRHIAKGLGTPDRLVYQGTSLDLAATFQRMTVSRAFERFSDISLNQAVDTGQFDEIISFDIEPHLGASRPCFLYDYPISMASLSAVHPEKPDIAQRFEMYVAGIELANGFTELTDHKLQRKRFEMENELRIKHGKKKLPMPETFLSDLALMPPAAGIALGMDRLAMLFCNAPDIEQVVAFPPELL; from the coding sequence ATGAACGGTTCCCAGTTGCTGGAAAATTTAAAAAAAAGATCCCTTGTCATGGAATTGACAAGGGATTTTTTTCGTTCCATGGATTATATCGAGGTGGAAACTCCGGTTCGGTGCCCATCAGTCATTCCCGAAGCCCATATTGACCCGGTGACATCCCAGGGTGCATATCTGCAAGCCTCCCCGGAACAGTGCATGAAGCGGCTTTTGGCCCGGGGTGCAGATAAAATTTTTCAGATCTGCAAATGTTTTCGTAAAGGTGAGCGCGGTCATCGTCATTTGCCTGAACTGACATTGCTTGAGTGGTATGCCGTCCACCAAACCTACGAAGATCTTATGGATCAGTGCCAAGGGCTTTTGCGACATATTGCAAAGGGCTTGGGAACACCGGACCGTCTGGTCTATCAAGGCACGTCCCTGGATCTTGCCGCCACCTTTCAGCGGATGACGGTTTCCCGGGCCTTTGAACGCTTTTCAGACATCTCTTTGAATCAGGCCGTTGATACCGGGCAGTTTGATGAGATTATCAGTTTCGACATTGAACCCCATTTAGGCGCATCCCGTCCCTGTTTCCTTTATGATTACCCCATATCCATGGCAAGCCTTTCTGCAGTTCATCCTGAAAAACCGGATATCGCCCAAAGATTTGAGATGTATGTTGCAGGCATTGAGCTGGCCAACGGATTCACGGAACTGACCGACCACAAGCTTCAGAGGAAACGGTTTGAAATGGAAAACGAACTGCGTATCAAGCATGGTAAAAAAAAACTGCCGATGCCTGAAACCTTTTTATCCGACCTTGCCTTGATGCCCCCCGCTGCCGGTATCGCCCTTGGCATGGATCGTCTGGCCATGCTGTTCTGCAATGCGCCGGATATTGAACAGGTTGTTGCTTTCCCACCTGAGTTACTTTAG
- a CDS encoding histone deacetylase: MLNAPHKTGLVFFPAFDWAIDPTHPEREERLLYTQDQVTEEGIFDVPEIIEYKPELVTPQDIQRAHFCVPDEQSVTTESHLISAGGAKAIADAVMLKEVKNGFALVRPPGHHSMRVTHGGRGFCHINIEAVMVEYIRTQFHVKRIAVIDTDCHHGDGTNDIFWHDPDVLFISLHQDGRTMYPGTGFPNELGGPNAKGSNLNIPLPPGTSTEGYLYVIENCVLPVIEEFKPDLVVNSAGQDNHYTDPLTNMNFSAQGYARLTSMLKPDIAVLEGGYAIEGALPYVNLGIILAMAGIDYSGVVEPNYNPERLKQSVSTTDKIKQTCDQIMRYWSERYEMRDAAGEPGQIVTRHREVFYDTDNIFERQKEKVRVCRDCGGSFEVDSDATPGNHVLGVHIPINACKACREQGYEFYDQADKAKYRRVYLQDRTKDLYEVKQ; the protein is encoded by the coding sequence ATGTTAAACGCACCTCATAAAACAGGGCTGGTCTTTTTTCCTGCATTTGACTGGGCCATTGACCCCACCCATCCTGAAAGGGAAGAGCGGCTTTTATATACCCAGGACCAGGTCACCGAAGAAGGGATTTTTGATGTACCTGAAATCATAGAGTACAAACCTGAACTCGTAACACCGCAGGATATACAAAGGGCCCATTTCTGTGTGCCTGATGAACAGAGCGTTACAACCGAATCCCATTTGATCTCTGCAGGTGGAGCCAAGGCCATTGCCGATGCCGTTATGCTAAAAGAGGTTAAAAACGGTTTTGCACTGGTCAGACCTCCGGGACATCATTCCATGCGGGTAACCCACGGAGGCCGGGGATTTTGCCACATCAATATTGAAGCGGTGATGGTGGAATATATTCGTACCCAGTTCCACGTCAAGCGTATTGCCGTCATTGATACGGACTGTCACCACGGGGACGGTACCAATGATATTTTCTGGCATGACCCAGATGTGCTGTTTATCTCTTTGCACCAGGACGGGCGGACCATGTATCCGGGCACAGGCTTTCCAAATGAACTGGGCGGTCCCAATGCCAAGGGGTCCAACTTGAATATCCCGCTCCCCCCGGGTACTTCCACCGAAGGGTATCTCTATGTTATTGAAAATTGTGTGCTGCCGGTAATTGAGGAATTCAAACCGGATCTTGTGGTCAATTCCGCCGGTCAGGACAACCACTACACAGACCCTTTGACCAATATGAATTTTTCGGCCCAGGGGTATGCGCGCCTGACGTCCATGCTTAAACCGGACATTGCGGTGCTTGAAGGGGGATATGCCATTGAAGGTGCCCTGCCTTATGTCAACTTAGGCATTATCCTTGCCATGGCAGGTATTGATTATTCCGGTGTGGTGGAACCCAATTACAATCCGGAAAGGCTCAAGCAGTCGGTGAGTACTACGGATAAAATAAAACAGACCTGCGATCAGATCATGCGCTACTGGAGTGAGCGATATGAAATGAGAGACGCTGCCGGCGAACCCGGACAGATTGTGACCCGCCACCGTGAAGTGTTTTATGACACGGACAATATTTTTGAGCGGCAGAAGGAAAAGGTCCGGGTATGCAGGGATTGTGGCGGCAGCTTTGAGGTGGATTCCGACGCCACGCCGGGCAATCATGTTTTGGGGGTTCATATCCCCATTAATGCCTGTAAAGCCTGCCGGGAACAGGGCTATGAATTTTATGATCAGGCAGATAAAGCCAAATACCGTCGCGTCTATCTCCAGGATCGGACAAAGGATTTATACGAGGTTAAACAGTAA